The proteins below are encoded in one region of Scylla paramamosain isolate STU-SP2022 chromosome 8, ASM3559412v1, whole genome shotgun sequence:
- the LOC135102824 gene encoding nicotinamide phosphoribosyltransferase-like: protein MDAAPVNNVILLADSYKVGHYQMYPPGTTRIYSYFESRGGKFPYVCFFGLQYILKRWLTGPVVTREVVEEAKELYKHALHTDTLFNEAGWNHIIEHHGGHLPLRIKAVPEGTVLPTKNVLFTVENTDPAVPWLTSYFETILVQAWYPMTVATISRINKQIIHHYHQLTHEDTNKVEFSLHDCGYRGVSSVETAAIGAAANMVNFQSSDTVAGTCMLKKYYHVDTVGGYSGAFAEHSTITTWGKETEADGHSQILDLFKGTMVGCVADSYDVWECCDKIFGQKLKDKVVEHGKSGGILAIRPDSGEPSVVVLRLLEILGKHFGVEMNSKGYKTLPPYLCVVQGDGMNYKSMSEVLAVMEENGWSAGCVSFGAGASLLQRMDRDTLKCAYKCSMAVIGDKEVEVFKAPVTDPGKTSKKGRLSLHKEDGKYVTLQHGEGDPDTDLLVPVFENGKLLQDYTFQEIRQRAQLSEEDPDIMAFLKACE, encoded by the exons ATGGACGCAGCACCCGTGAACAACGTGATCCTATTGGCTGACAGCTATAAG GTGGGGCACTACCAGATGTACCCGCCTGGGACGACACGCATCTACTCCTACTTCGAGTCCCGCGGCGGCAA GTTCCCCTACGTGTGCTTCTTCGGGCTGCAGTACATCCTCAAGCGGTGGCTGACAGGGCCTGTGGTGACGAGAGAGGTcgtggaggaggcgaaggagctGTACAAGCATGCCCTTCACACTGATACCCTCTTCAACGAGGCGGGATGGAACCATATCATTGAG CACCACGGGGGTCACCTGCCTCTGCGCATCAAGGCCGTGCCAGAGGGAACTGTCCTGCCCACCAAGAACGTGCTCTTCACTGTCGAGAACACTGACCCCGCTGTGCCGTGGCTCACCAGCTACTTCGAG acAATATTGGTGCAAGCGTGGTACCCGATGACCGTGGCCACCATCTCCAGAATCAATAAGCAGAtcatccaccactaccaccagctcACTCACGAGGACACTAACAAGGTGGAGTTCTCG CTGCACGACTGTGGCTACCGCGGGGTATCCTCCGTGGAGACAGCAGCCATCGGGGCAGCAGCTAACATGGTCAACTTCCAG TCGTCTGACACTGTGGCTGGGACGTGCATGTTGAAGAAGTACTACCACGTGGACACTGTGGGGGGGTACTCAGGGGCCTTCGCGGAGCactctaccatcaccacctgggGCAAGGAAACGGAGGCTGACGGACATAGTCAAATCCTTGACCTCTTTAAAGGAA CCATGGTGGGGTGCGTGGCGGACTCGTACGACGTGTGGGAGTGCTGCGACAAGATCTTCGGACAGAAGCTGAAAGACAAAGTGGTGGAGCACGGCAAGAGTGGTGGGATTCTGGCCATCAGACCCGACAGCGGCGAGCCTTCTGTAGTGGTGCTgcgg TTGCTGGAGATCTTGGGCAAACACTTCGGCGTGGAGATGAACAGCAAGGGCTACAAGACGCTGCCCCCCTACCTGTGCGTGGTGCAGGGCGACGGCATGAACTACAAGTCcatga GCGAAGTGCTGGCAGTGATGGAAGAAAACGGATGGTCGGCTGGCTGTGTGAGCTTCGGTGCGGGAGCGTCACTACTGCagcgg ATGGACCGTGACACCCTGAAGTGCGCTTACAAGTGCAGCATGGCGGTGATCGGGgacaaggaggtggaggtgttcaAGGCGCCTGTCACGGACCCCGGCAAGACGAGCAAGAAGGGCCGCCTCAGCCTGCACAAGGAGGACGGAAAGTACGTCACCTTGCAGCACGGAGAGGGAGACCCGGACACT GATCTGCTGGTGCCAGTGTTTGAGAACGGGAAGCTGCTGCAGGACTACACCTTCCAGGAGATCCGGCAGCGCGCACAACTCAGCGAGGAGGACCCAGACATCATGGCGTTCCTCAAGGCATgcgagtga